A genomic stretch from Leptospira licerasiae serovar Varillal str. VAR 010 includes:
- a CDS encoding alpha-glucosidase: MDSGSRSTVTSKRKKETATSVRELKKANPPRRGKKIDADWWKNAVVYQIYPRSFKDANGDGIGDLEGIIQKLDYLNDGTPNSLGIDAIWLSPIYPSPMYDFGYDISDYESIDPVFGNMDTFKRLLKEAHKRKIRIIMDLVANHTSHQHPWFLESKSSKDNPKRDWYIWKDPVNGKPPNNWMGTFGGRAWTLDKTTGQYYYHSFLAEQPDLNWRNPEVKKAIFSMVKNWLDMGVDGFRLDVVNLFVKDSELRSNPRKRWLARPFDQQNHIYDRDRPEMHDILKDLRKLLDSYGDRMSVGEVMMEPPGTSALPASYYGAKGDELHLAFNFAFFYTPWKAEKFRDVIKEWEKYLRDKGWPNYTLSNHDFRRHITRYSKGRETVARAKIAALMLLTLRGTPFLYYGEELGMTDERVPKNRIQDPVGIRYWPVYPSRDNCRLPMCWSGDVNGGFSNGEPWLPVFSKYESVNVETQSRSIESLLNFYKKLIWLRKGNEILKKGTLALDYDSPPGVLQYTREFEKKKCLIILNFENESKKIVANANRTAQILISTHRKPEKMEIPVVFEIAPYEGLVLEY, encoded by the coding sequence ATGGATTCGGGCAGTCGTTCCACAGTCACTTCTAAAAGAAAAAAAGAAACCGCGACATCCGTTAGGGAGCTTAAAAAGGCTAATCCTCCTCGCCGCGGCAAAAAGATAGACGCGGACTGGTGGAAGAACGCGGTAGTTTACCAAATTTATCCTAGAAGCTTTAAGGATGCTAATGGGGACGGGATTGGCGACTTAGAAGGTATCATTCAAAAACTCGATTATTTGAACGACGGGACACCGAATTCGCTTGGCATTGATGCCATCTGGCTTTCTCCGATCTATCCTTCTCCGATGTACGATTTCGGATACGATATTTCGGATTACGAAAGTATCGATCCCGTATTCGGAAATATGGATACGTTCAAACGTTTATTAAAAGAAGCTCATAAACGTAAGATCAGGATCATTATGGACCTGGTTGCAAATCATACTTCTCACCAACATCCCTGGTTTTTAGAATCCAAATCTTCCAAAGATAATCCTAAGAGAGATTGGTATATTTGGAAAGATCCCGTGAATGGAAAACCTCCAAATAATTGGATGGGAACTTTCGGTGGAAGAGCTTGGACCTTAGATAAAACTACAGGTCAATATTATTATCATTCTTTTTTAGCGGAACAACCCGATCTGAATTGGAGAAATCCGGAAGTTAAAAAAGCAATCTTCTCTATGGTCAAAAATTGGCTGGATATGGGAGTGGACGGTTTCCGTTTGGATGTCGTAAATCTGTTCGTTAAAGACTCCGAGTTAAGAAGTAACCCTCGAAAAAGATGGTTAGCTAGACCTTTCGATCAACAAAATCATATTTATGATCGGGATCGTCCCGAGATGCACGATATCCTCAAGGATCTCAGAAAACTTTTGGATTCATACGGAGATAGAATGTCCGTAGGAGAAGTGATGATGGAGCCGCCTGGCACAAGCGCACTTCCCGCTTCTTATTACGGTGCGAAAGGTGATGAACTTCATCTAGCATTTAACTTTGCTTTCTTTTATACTCCTTGGAAGGCTGAAAAATTCAGGGACGTGATCAAAGAATGGGAGAAGTATCTCCGAGACAAGGGTTGGCCGAATTACACATTAAGTAATCATGATTTCCGCAGGCATATCACCAGATATTCCAAGGGAAGAGAAACGGTCGCTCGCGCAAAGATAGCGGCTCTAATGCTTTTAACCTTAAGAGGGACTCCGTTTTTATATTACGGAGAAGAACTTGGGATGACTGACGAAAGAGTCCCTAAAAATCGCATCCAAGATCCGGTAGGGATCAGATATTGGCCGGTCTATCCAAGCCGAGATAACTGCAGACTTCCTATGTGTTGGTCCGGAGATGTGAACGGCGGATTTAGTAATGGAGAACCTTGGCTTCCTGTTTTTTCCAAATACGAATCGGTAAACGTAGAAACTCAGTCCAGGTCCATCGAAAGTTTATTAAATTTTTATAAAAAGCTAATATGGCTTAGAAAAGGGAACGAGATCCTTAAAAAAGGGACCTTGGCTCTGGATTACGATTCTCCTCCAGGAGTTCTGCAATATACCAGAGAGTTCGAAAAGAAAAAATGTCTGATCATTTTGAACTTCGAGAATGAATCCAAAAAGATAGTAGCAAACGCGAATCGTACTGCTCAGATCCTCATATCTACTCATAGAAAACCTGAGAAGATGGAAATCCCGGTGGTATTCGAGATCGCACCTTATGAAGGTTTGGTTTTAGAATATTAA
- a CDS encoding HD domain-containing protein, which produces MPLELDISYSFQRLLEKSRAVSGRLVSRQLTFIIDSFLRTRFEKSSGILKKGEEVAVIALGGYGRMEMAPHSDVDILYLHNGVPDSKLSEIISSINTYLYDSGKEVGHTCRTIKESFRYLDDMSSFHAVLDSRFLTGSKELFKKYQEEFLAKLPSKFVTRYNQAKEDQLSERFLREGRPILLSEPNLKTDLCGLRDIQYLYWTEKSRSPIRSLGGLAVLPVFQSGEVQALEEAYDFLIRVRTALHILTGRKHDRLDLNLQPEVAEYLGFGKKEDMQTIEKFMNTLYSHQKNIFFIVRVYLDSLLAAQKKGEAQNFDYEGIRFLRIGNTIFPPNEGNLFADPHTLYKDILLTFRMIQETGFEVSGGLLSEIRFASHFLDDDFRYSAEVNGGFIRILQNKKDRGRILKLMHECQVLAALLPEFGACTNFPLFSYHHEFTVDEHTLLILHELDRLDKGEFEDREILEVYKECEKTEILALAILLHDAGKVKEGDHSEYGAELAVSVGSRLGLSEEDTDLFRFLVEKHILMSELSSKRDISDKLLIRNFARTVSNPDRLKLLYILTIIDTKSVGTNVLTNWKKAILNVLYKNSINFFQTNRTDYEGPHGEEERIALAKDLVAYLTEKESQDPKISKTIASFAYSVIPESFLKTVSNRKILKYFKSITSLSQDANSDLLLDLEQDPAFVTVEVVSRNIPEILLDLCCSVSSEGLSLVGMQSYTFEEFQIHILQVTDPQGSGNISSEKLSRMEGKLRLMASGELQRDSIAFERTEWNPRKTIPESIINRSVRFSNEDVTDTTIMEVRMPDMVGLVYRILRKVFDFGLKVSHLRVSTSADYAYDSFYLQTKDGEQVKDAKLLKSLEDKILLIQPVERMTGELVF; this is translated from the coding sequence TTGCCTTTAGAATTAGACATCTCCTATAGTTTTCAAAGGCTTTTGGAAAAAAGTAGGGCGGTATCAGGCCGCCTGGTTTCGCGCCAGCTCACATTTATCATAGATTCCTTTCTAAGGACCAGATTCGAAAAGTCTTCCGGCATTTTAAAAAAAGGGGAAGAAGTAGCGGTAATTGCGTTAGGCGGATACGGGCGAATGGAGATGGCGCCTCATTCGGATGTAGATATATTATATTTACATAATGGTGTTCCGGATTCCAAACTTTCGGAGATCATTTCTTCCATTAACACTTATCTTTATGATTCCGGAAAAGAAGTAGGGCATACTTGCCGAACCATTAAGGAGTCATTTCGCTATTTGGATGATATGTCCAGCTTTCACGCGGTATTGGACAGTCGGTTCTTAACCGGCTCTAAGGAATTATTTAAGAAATACCAAGAAGAATTTTTAGCAAAACTTCCTTCTAAATTTGTGACCAGATACAACCAAGCAAAAGAAGATCAACTTTCGGAAAGATTTTTGAGAGAAGGGAGACCTATTCTACTTTCAGAGCCGAATTTAAAAACGGATCTCTGCGGTTTGAGAGATATTCAGTACTTGTATTGGACCGAAAAATCCAGAAGTCCTATCCGTTCCTTAGGTGGACTTGCAGTTCTCCCCGTTTTCCAAAGTGGGGAAGTCCAAGCCTTAGAAGAGGCTTATGATTTTCTGATTCGAGTCAGGACTGCGCTCCATATTCTTACCGGCAGAAAACATGATCGTTTGGATCTGAATTTGCAACCCGAAGTTGCAGAGTATCTAGGCTTCGGAAAAAAAGAAGATATGCAAACTATAGAGAAGTTTATGAACACTCTTTATAGTCATCAGAAAAATATATTCTTTATCGTTCGCGTATATTTGGATTCTCTATTGGCTGCTCAGAAAAAAGGAGAGGCCCAAAATTTCGACTATGAAGGCATTCGATTCTTAAGGATCGGAAATACGATCTTTCCTCCCAATGAAGGAAATCTTTTTGCGGATCCTCATACATTATACAAAGATATTTTACTTACTTTTAGGATGATCCAGGAAACAGGTTTCGAAGTTTCCGGCGGGCTACTTAGCGAGATCAGATTCGCTTCTCATTTTTTGGACGATGATTTCAGATATTCTGCGGAAGTGAACGGAGGATTTATCAGGATCCTTCAGAATAAAAAAGATAGGGGAAGAATATTGAAATTAATGCATGAATGCCAGGTGCTCGCAGCGCTTCTGCCAGAGTTCGGCGCATGTACTAATTTCCCTTTATTCAGTTATCATCATGAGTTCACTGTGGACGAACATACTCTTTTGATCCTTCATGAATTGGACCGTTTAGATAAGGGAGAGTTCGAAGACAGAGAGATCTTAGAAGTTTACAAAGAATGTGAGAAGACCGAAATTTTGGCCTTGGCAATTCTTTTGCATGACGCCGGAAAAGTGAAGGAAGGAGACCATTCCGAATACGGCGCGGAACTTGCGGTTTCTGTCGGGTCTCGTTTGGGTTTATCGGAAGAAGATACGGATCTTTTCCGTTTTCTGGTCGAAAAACATATCCTGATGTCGGAACTTTCTTCTAAGAGGGATATTTCGGATAAATTGCTGATTCGGAATTTTGCGAGAACTGTATCTAATCCCGACAGACTTAAACTTTTATATATACTGACGATCATCGATACCAAGTCGGTTGGGACAAACGTTCTTACGAATTGGAAAAAAGCAATCTTAAACGTACTTTATAAAAACTCTATAAACTTCTTTCAAACAAATCGAACCGATTATGAAGGTCCTCATGGAGAAGAAGAAAGGATCGCCCTTGCGAAGGACTTGGTCGCTTATCTGACTGAAAAAGAAAGCCAAGATCCTAAAATTTCCAAAACGATCGCTTCTTTTGCTTATTCAGTGATACCCGAAAGTTTTTTAAAAACCGTTTCGAATCGAAAAATATTAAAATATTTTAAATCGATTACTTCACTCAGCCAAGATGCCAATTCGGATTTACTTTTAGACCTGGAGCAAGACCCTGCTTTTGTAACGGTAGAAGTGGTGAGCCGTAATATTCCCGAGATCTTATTGGATCTTTGTTGTTCCGTTTCTTCCGAAGGTTTGAGTCTTGTCGGGATGCAAAGTTATACTTTCGAAGAGTTCCAGATCCATATTCTTCAAGTAACTGATCCGCAAGGTAGCGGAAATATTTCTTCCGAAAAACTTTCCAGGATGGAAGGCAAACTTAGGTTGATGGCCTCAGGAGAATTACAAAGAGATAGTATCGCTTTCGAAAGGACCGAATGGAACCCACGTAAGACGATACCGGAAAGTATCATCAATCGTTCGGTTCGATTTTCTAACGAAGATGTTACGGATACGACGATCATGGAAGTACGTATGCCCGATATGGTCGGCTTAGTGTACAGGATCTTAAGGAAAGTATTCGATTTTGGTTTAAAAGTTTCTCATTTAAGGGTTTCTACTTCTGCAGACTATGCTTATGACTCATTCTATCTCCAGACTAAGGACGGGGAACAGGTCAAAGATGCTAAATTGTTAAAATCCTTGGAAGATAAGATCTTGCTAATCCAGCCAGTGGAAAGGATGACAGGGGAACTCGTTTTTTGA
- the metG gene encoding methionine--tRNA ligase — translation MSSETKRKILVTSALPYANGPIHLGHVLEAIQTDIYVRYQKSLGNECYFFCADDTHGTPIMLAARKEGISPEELIDRVRKEHYRDLSGFLVEYDNYYTTNSEENRILSEEIYLSLKGKGHIAEREIEQAYCDTDKMFLPDRFIKGTCPNCGTQDQYGDSCENCGATYSPKDLKDSHCSLCGNPPVSRNSKHIFFKLGDFEKYLSSWVEKDSHVAEGVRKKLKEWFEAGLQDWDISRDGPYFGFKIPGETEKYFYVWLDAPIGYMASSLNYFKGDRKKFDSFWKDEKTEISHFIGKDILYFHTLFWPATLEGGGYRSPTQVHVHGFITVNGEKMSKSRGTFIKADGYLKHLDPEHLRFYLAGKLGPGMDDLDLSFDDYTAKVNSDFVGNFVNLVSRVATSILDKLDRTLGVPDAEGKKVLDELRSSESKIREWYETRNYTRVMKECSRLGDIANKYVNDLAPWIQIKSDAEAARKTVTVALNAARILSIYLYPVLPKSGEKVYKILGLNKKPEFADLSSDLEKTKVSAYEMITKRVEEKSIQTMLEENALETKSAGQPATPAAAPKTEGVLEISIEDLSKVDLRVGKIIEAGPVEGADKLVQVKLDLGPLGTKNVFAGIKASYQPQDLLGLTIVAVANLKPRKMKFGVSEAMLLASGEGESLSLFVPHRGANPGDKLK, via the coding sequence GTGAGTTCCGAAACAAAACGAAAGATCCTCGTTACTTCCGCTTTGCCATATGCGAACGGTCCTATTCATTTAGGCCATGTTCTGGAAGCGATCCAGACCGATATTTATGTACGTTATCAAAAATCATTAGGTAATGAGTGTTATTTTTTCTGTGCGGACGATACGCATGGCACACCCATCATGCTTGCCGCAAGAAAAGAAGGGATTAGCCCCGAAGAATTGATAGATCGTGTTAGAAAAGAACATTACAGGGATCTTTCGGGCTTTTTAGTCGAATACGATAATTATTATACCACTAACTCGGAAGAAAATCGGATTCTTTCCGAGGAAATTTATCTTTCTTTAAAGGGCAAAGGCCATATCGCGGAAAGAGAGATAGAGCAAGCATATTGTGATACGGATAAAATGTTCCTTCCGGACCGTTTTATCAAAGGAACTTGCCCTAATTGTGGGACCCAAGACCAATACGGAGATAGTTGCGAGAACTGCGGAGCTACTTATTCTCCTAAGGATCTAAAAGATTCACATTGCTCTTTATGTGGTAACCCACCCGTTAGTCGAAATTCTAAACATATATTTTTCAAGTTGGGAGATTTTGAAAAATATCTTTCGAGCTGGGTCGAAAAAGATTCTCATGTTGCGGAAGGCGTTCGCAAAAAGCTGAAAGAATGGTTCGAGGCTGGGCTTCAGGATTGGGACATTTCTCGTGATGGACCATATTTTGGATTTAAGATCCCAGGGGAGACCGAAAAATATTTTTACGTTTGGCTAGATGCGCCTATCGGATACATGGCTTCTAGCTTGAATTATTTCAAAGGGGATCGCAAAAAATTCGATTCCTTCTGGAAGGACGAGAAGACCGAGATATCCCATTTTATCGGCAAGGATATATTATATTTTCATACTTTGTTCTGGCCCGCCACTTTAGAAGGAGGAGGGTATCGTTCTCCTACTCAAGTTCATGTTCACGGTTTTATTACTGTGAACGGAGAGAAGATGTCCAAGTCTAGGGGTACTTTCATCAAGGCGGACGGTTATTTGAAACATTTGGACCCGGAACATCTTCGCTTTTATCTGGCAGGTAAACTCGGTCCGGGAATGGACGATTTGGACCTTTCCTTCGATGATTATACTGCTAAAGTAAATTCGGACTTTGTGGGTAACTTCGTTAATCTAGTGTCGAGAGTTGCCACTTCTATATTAGATAAACTTGATAGAACTTTGGGAGTTCCGGACGCGGAAGGTAAGAAGGTACTGGATGAACTCAGAAGTTCAGAATCTAAGATCAGAGAATGGTATGAGACCAGAAATTATACCAGAGTAATGAAAGAATGTTCCCGATTGGGAGATATCGCCAACAAGTATGTAAACGATCTTGCGCCTTGGATCCAAATCAAATCGGATGCGGAAGCAGCTCGCAAGACTGTGACAGTTGCTTTAAACGCCGCGAGAATTCTTTCCATTTATTTATATCCTGTGCTTCCTAAATCGGGAGAGAAGGTTTATAAAATATTAGGTTTAAATAAAAAGCCTGAGTTTGCGGATCTTTCTTCCGATCTGGAAAAAACAAAAGTATCCGCTTACGAAATGATCACCAAACGTGTAGAGGAAAAATCGATTCAAACCATGTTAGAAGAAAACGCTTTGGAAACTAAATCCGCCGGCCAACCGGCAACTCCAGCAGCCGCTCCCAAAACGGAAGGAGTTCTGGAAATTTCGATCGAAGATCTAAGTAAGGTCGATCTCCGCGTCGGTAAAATTATAGAAGCCGGTCCAGTAGAGGGCGCTGATAAATTGGTACAAGTAAAATTGGATTTGGGCCCTCTTGGAACTAAGAATGTGTTTGCGGGGATCAAGGCTTCTTATCAGCCTCAGGATCTGCTTGGCCTGACAATTGTTGCAGTCGCCAACTTAAAACCAAGAAAGATGAAGTTTGGAGTTTCAGAAGCGATGCTTTTGGCTTCCGGAGAAGGCGAGAGTCTCAGCCTTTTTGTGCCTCATCGAGGTGCCAACCCTGGCGATAAATTGAAATAA